The following are encoded together in the Cyanobacterium aponinum PCC 10605 genome:
- a CDS encoding Hsp70 family protein: MAIAIDFGTSNTVITRINPVTGESEIVKLANLAQKNSSIPPIIPSLVYINNANNDDVIIGQKVRNKGLDSKNNQRFFSNFKRGIGTDIQGFLPILDDKQLDFEKIGDLFLSNILQELNGELDSLIMTVPVDSFESYRYWLTGVCEKWNIDKVRIIDEPTAAALGYGTEEDNLILVVDFGGGTIDFSLVELDLGEKKKPQGFILKWGEKLLGESSAQKTKLAKVIAKAGANLGGCDIDNWILDYFHEKQGVTKSSLTSRLAERIKIRLSQTEEAQEVFFNDLTLETYDLSLNRETFEEILNHNQFFAQLDTLMERVLQQARSNGVNINDVNRVLLVGGSGQIPAVNQWLQQYFPLEKIKCDRPFDAIAMGALKLEQNLQIKDFLYHSYGIRYWNRRQKRHDWHTIIPSGQPYPMTQPRELILGASVENQPSIELIIGELGQDNTSTEVYFDGERLVTRSISRGTGQVQPLNDTEGGKTIAQLNPLGNPGSDRIKVLFRVDEDRCLKITVEDLLTDEILLDNVMVAELS; encoded by the coding sequence ATGGCAATCGCAATTGATTTTGGTACAAGTAACACTGTCATTACTCGCATCAACCCTGTGACAGGGGAATCAGAAATTGTTAAATTAGCCAATCTTGCTCAAAAAAATAGCAGTATTCCCCCGATAATTCCTAGTTTAGTATATATAAATAATGCTAATAATGACGATGTAATTATTGGTCAAAAAGTTAGAAATAAAGGTTTGGATAGTAAAAATAATCAGCGTTTTTTTAGTAATTTTAAAAGAGGTATAGGTACTGATATTCAGGGTTTTTTACCTATTTTAGATGATAAACAATTAGATTTTGAAAAAATTGGAGATTTATTTTTAAGTAATATTTTACAAGAATTAAACGGTGAGTTAGACTCTTTAATTATGACTGTGCCAGTAGATAGCTTTGAAAGTTATCGCTATTGGTTAACTGGGGTGTGCGAAAAGTGGAATATTGACAAAGTCAGAATTATTGATGAGCCAACGGCGGCGGCTTTAGGTTATGGTACGGAAGAAGATAATTTAATTTTAGTGGTAGATTTCGGCGGAGGTACGATCGATTTTTCTTTGGTAGAGTTAGATTTAGGAGAAAAGAAAAAACCTCAAGGATTTATATTGAAATGGGGTGAGAAGCTGTTAGGGGAAAGCTCGGCTCAAAAAACGAAGTTAGCCAAAGTGATAGCTAAGGCAGGGGCCAATTTAGGGGGTTGTGACATAGATAACTGGATTTTAGACTATTTTCATGAAAAACAAGGGGTAACAAAGTCTTCTCTAACTAGCCGTTTAGCAGAAAGAATTAAGATTCGTCTTTCTCAGACTGAGGAGGCTCAAGAAGTCTTTTTTAATGATTTAACCCTAGAAACTTACGATTTAAGCCTAAATAGAGAAACTTTTGAGGAAATACTCAACCATAATCAGTTTTTTGCTCAACTAGATACTCTGATGGAAAGAGTCTTACAACAAGCAAGAAGTAACGGTGTCAATATCAATGACGTTAATCGAGTTTTGTTGGTGGGGGGAAGTGGACAAATTCCTGCCGTTAATCAATGGTTACAGCAATACTTCCCTCTCGAAAAAATAAAATGCGATCGCCCTTTTGACGCTATTGCCATGGGTGCATTAAAATTAGAACAGAATTTACAGATCAAAGACTTTCTTTATCATAGCTACGGAATTAGATATTGGAATCGTCGGCAAAAACGTCATGATTGGCACACCATTATTCCTAGTGGGCAACCTTACCCCATGACACAACCCAGAGAGTTAATTTTGGGGGCTTCAGTGGAAAATCAACCTAGTATTGAATTGATTATTGGTGAGTTAGGGCAAGACAATACCTCTACGGAAGTTTATTTCGATGGTGAGCGTTTAGTTACTCGTAGTATAAGTCGAGGGACAGGTCAAGTACAACCGTTAAATGATACGGAAGGAGGGAAAACTATCGCCCAATTAAATCCTCTGGGCAATCCGGGGAGCGATCGCATTAAGGTATTATTTAGAGTAGATGAGGATAGATGTTTAAAAATTACTGTGGAAGACTTATTAACCGATGAGATTTTGTTAGATAATGTTATGGTAGCCGAGTTGAGTTAA
- the scpB gene encoding SMC-Scp complex subunit ScpB: MDQKIFSPSLSQHIEAILYLKAQPTTLQEIVTLTNHSTEEVQEALIQLMSDYAYRNSALEIIETEQGYSLQLQSEYLSLLSNLVPAELNTATLKTLAAIALQSPILQSDLINLRGSTAYQHVSELVESGFIRKRRQEEGRSYWLEVTDKFHKYFEFNQAQTEEE, encoded by the coding sequence ATGGATCAAAAAATATTTTCTCCTAGTTTAAGTCAACACATCGAAGCGATTTTATATCTAAAGGCTCAACCAACTACTCTACAAGAAATTGTTACCCTAACCAATCATTCTACAGAAGAAGTGCAAGAGGCTCTCATTCAATTAATGTCTGATTATGCTTATCGTAACAGTGCTTTAGAAATTATTGAAACAGAGCAAGGTTATAGTTTACAATTACAGTCGGAATATTTATCTCTCCTTTCTAATCTTGTACCCGCAGAGTTAAATACCGCTACTCTTAAAACCTTAGCTGCGATCGCACTTCAAAGCCCTATACTTCAGAGTGATTTAATAAATCTAAGGGGAAGCACCGCTTATCAACACGTTAGCGAATTAGTGGAATCTGGCTTTATCCGTAAACGGCGACAAGAAGAGGGGCGATCGTATTGGTTAGAAGTTACTGATAAGTTTCATAAATATTTTGAATTTAATCAAGCCCAAACAGAAGAAGAATGA